The stretch of DNA ggactattttatcaaaactGCTTCAGTAATTTTGAAGAATTGTTTTGTTAcggttaaaaaaataaataaaccgcaacaataaaaaaaagtagaagggtctgagcctaggggcacggacggaagtttgacgtaggactgtgattgtcaGAACactgtaattcttttcattgttcagaaatctgttagtttaactcttttggaactctaaatagtaacccttcaaacggtttgtaacgaacaaagaaaaacaatatgcttctggcaggaagttcaactgtctaactaaaaatgattaatgaatatcagtgggacacataacaggaTGGAATGGATGGTAGGTGAAGTATATGTGaaacggtaaacaaaaaaattatatcgtcattgattacattgaacatggaatttatggggaagaaaagaaaaaaacaagttgaaaatactcacggttttgtgatattttgaggtaaaatacacatgaaatcatgaagttgctttatttttaatggataactatgtgatttctttccattatcttattcttattattaggcatcgggagcagtttccggtgaaataatgttcgtttgcagtttgaagtttgagtgatacatgaaatcttgcatttgaTTACTTTAACAGCTTGCTAgcttgttagatagaacgaattattgcatacaatattcatgggaacgaagttagAAGAAAGAGTGCATAATATATTATTTAATTTCGCATCCGCTTGCGATCCGCCTCTTTTAttcgttaaattgctcacttgttttattatttccgctgttgatgtctcaggcaaaaaaaaatgctggaaaaatttgccgtcgaatggtatatattataacatatatcgtacgATTCTGCAtaaaatgcatttgaaaactcttaataaacgttagatttttcgtagagtgacccccctatatagaaattaaagacatagtcctacgtcaaaacataaaTGAACTAGGATAAGAATCGAAGTATAACTTCAAATCCTAAAATCTCATCAATACTAGACAAAAGTCCTCCTGAAGCTTCAATGACCTGTTGATAACGTTTGGGCATACTGTCGACCAAGTTCTGGAGGTGCTGAGGGTCGATTTCGTTACGCGCCTTCTGGAGGGTCGTGAAATAAATGTCCTAGTTAGTGACACCATCTTTCACCACTTTGTTGTAGAGAATGGCCCACAGGTTCTCAATCGGTTTGAGATGAGAACTTTGTGGTGGCCATTCAAGGAGTTTAGTTTTGCGTGAACGGAAATACGCTTTTGTCTTCTTAGCAGTATGCTTCGGGTCGTTATCCTGATGAAAAACGAAGCTGTTTCGTAGGCCACTTTTTCGAAGCGATTCCTTCAAGTTGTCCCTAAGGATGTCAATGTAGACATCTGCTGTAATGATTCCGTGAATTCGCACCAGATCTCCAACCCCAGCCCAGGAAGGCATCTTACACCGTTACATTGCTTCCACCGTGCTTGACTATAGCTTGCAAATGACGTTCCTGCTGTTTGAATAGTTACCAAAGTCCGTTTATTCAGTCCAGAATAACTTTATTCAAAACGATCTTAACACGGCATTTACTATAACAATACCGATGAATGAAATAACTTCGTATTTCTGTTACCCGTATGTTGCTGCTATAGAAACCAGTGATGCCAGTAGTGATATATTTCGATATGCCATCATCCTTCCGCTACACTCTTTCTTTGGATGTAATATCATTTTTTGGGGCgggcttttatttttgtcatcgCGTATTTGCACACAAAGAAGATGTTATGTAAGCTCAAGTAgacaaaatctaacaaaaaaggCAAAACTTCTTAACCCATACGAGCGtcatctatagacgacatcagcgtgatactgcacatcgatcacatctgcgcgatatgcatacttttcggcgcagtgttccgttcagcggtagcacactgccgtaatgaaagggttaataacTTGAAAGAGTAATAATTAATATACAATTCTATGAAATTACGGTTgtagtttttatttaaatagtCCAGAAATTGAGAAATGTTTTGAATATGCATGGTGGGCTTTTTCATACCTATCACTGTATGTTATATCGTctacttttttaaaaactctcTAAACATGGTTCAGGGTTGGTACTTCGTTCAATCCGCTTTGTGCGGAAAGTACGACTTCTGAGTTCAAcgactcagaaagtaaaagccTTTGCGTAGATTTTTTTGTTACGACCTAATATATAAATCCTTTTTACTCATTCTTGTCTGACAAGTCACTTCTAGGAGTGGCCCGTTAAGAGTCATACAGTGATTCTGTTAGATTCTCCAAAGAACCATACAATTTTCGTCGTTAAAAACGTGGAAGCAGAATCGATAGAAAAACAAATTGATGCATTGATTTTGGAAGCAATATATTTGCATTTCCATTGAATGGCAGTAAATTGCATCCATGCGAATGACAGTGCAATTGGGCATCCAAATAGATCACGCTTAACGTCGGTTAAAAATAGCCCAcgtgcaacagcagcagcattgAAGCCAAAATGCATCAGTCATTTCCACACATTTGCAGGCACAAGCGCATCGGGCAGCTGTTCTTTCTTTCAATTAGTGGAGAATATTCTTGAAAGGTAAGTGATTTTTGCAGTAATCCTTTCTAGATTCAAGATAATATCGAGAAAGAAGCATACTATTGATTTGGATAGCTTTTCTCCGGGTTGTCATTCTAGGGAAGAAAATAGATGATTGCATAATGATAATCATGCTGTAATCAAGCTTACCATGCATtttaatcaattaattttccaGGTTCATTCACAAAAATGGGAGGACACTCAGAGTCTAAAGTGTACATTTCCGATAAGCTGCCGGATTCGCTGCGCAAGAATATGCAAATTTTCCAGGTATGAACAATGCAAAATGCGAcgatgcgactttttttttaattacacgCGCTTTTTGTAGGCTAAAAATGATTTACCCGTGTTCCTGAAGGGAGGTCCAGTGGATAAGGCCCTTTACTTCACCACCGTCGCTCTTTGCGGTCTCGGACTTCTGGGAATCATTCGATATGTATACTCCGCCGGATTCGCCTCCAAGAAGAAGTGAAAAATGTGATATTCATATTAAAGATCATCGTAGTTTTAATCTtcgaaaataaatgtttgtattttttcctCTCCGAAACTCATTTGCGATCTTAAACTGAATCCattacatataaaaaaatagaaaccattaaaaattcttttttttctccataaCAAATAACGCCCAATTTCAATTGAATTGATCTAGGGGACCAAGTTTCCTTTCAATGCTCTACGTTGCTCGAATGAAGCTTCTCGATGGAGAAAGATAGCTGTTCCAGCTTCGCTACCAGCTGCTTCATAttgttctgtgattggacctcGTTACCACCTTTGCTGCCAAAGGATGATTCGTTTCCCAGGTCGAAATGCAACTTGGCGAGACTCTCCTGCTGCTCACGGATACTCGTCATCTGCTCCATCGTACAGCCAGAACCTGGAGGGGAAGACATCggtgagtgattttttttcagtgatcTACACCCTTATTAAGATACCCACCAAACGCTTTCAGCTTGCCCGAGTGGAAATCTTCCAGCAGTCCCAGAAGGGCACGCTCCATGTGCCGCACATCCGGTACTTCTGATATGAAAGAGTGGTGCTTTAGTGGTCGTGAGGTAAAGCTATAACTTTTGTTCAAACTAATCGAGCTACTATTGGCGGTGGCTGCATTGGAATGGCTGCTACTAGCTAGCGACGAGTCGGAAGCTTTCTGTCGATAGTATCGTATGCTGGCTGGAAGATTGCTACTGCCACTAGATCCTCCCCCACTCGTTGGAGTGAGATCTAGAGGAACAGTCGCAAACATCGTCGCCAGCAGGATCGCATCGGAGAGGGTGATCGTATGGAACGCAAAAATAATCCACCAAATCGAGGAAACCGAATACGGAACGTAAGTGCAAAAATCATACCGTTCGTTGATACATAAcatggaaaagaaaaaaaacaaaccaaaaCAATAACATCTACTACATCAAGCTTAATTCTAAACATAACACATAATATCTAGCATAATGTGCATTGTTGGAACTCTTGTCTCACTCACCTCTTTGAACCTTTTTTGGCTTAGTCTTCGTGTCATGGCTTCTACGTTCGTTGACATAGTTCAACTTTGCAGAGGGTGGGGCATCACCTTGGACAGGCTTCCCGAGGCTTGCTGGGTAACTGGTGGAGTTACGACTTCGACTCGTCTCCCCACTTGAGAATATCTTCAAGAGACAACAATTAAATTTTTTACGAGCTCAAAACAGTGCCACGGTTGACTCAACTTACTTTATTACTAAGCACGGGTGAAATGGGCGTTTGGATGGATTTTGCCTGACCACTGGAGGACAAGTTTGTGATAGTTGCCTGGTCGTCTTCCTCGTCGTTCGATACGAGTTTTTGTCGCTCCACCGCAGCATCATCGCATTCCATCGCTATGCTCGCTCCGCGCAGGATGATGACCGAAACTGATTTGTAAGCACGACACTAGCAAACGTTCATGGGAGATAGATATTTAAGCAATTATGAGCATGACTCGCACTACAATCGCATCAGATAACACGAACAAGAAAATAGTGGACGATTTGGtcgataactttttttttgtttatcttcTTGAATTGTCAACGATGAGTGCTGGTTTCAGGATTGAGTGTCGTTGAGTGCACTTACTTTCTGTGAGGGGCATGTGAATGGTGGGGGATATTTTAGGATCTCTCTTTTGAGGA from Toxorhynchites rutilus septentrionalis strain SRP chromosome 3, ASM2978413v1, whole genome shotgun sequence encodes:
- the LOC129776888 gene encoding cytochrome c oxidase subunit 7A1, mitochondrial-like — translated: MGGHSESKVYISDKLPDSLRKNMQIFQAKNDLPVFLKGGPVDKALYFTTVALCGLGLLGIIRYVYSAGFASKKK
- the LOC129776887 gene encoding uncharacterized protein LOC129776887 isoform X1 yields the protein MECDDAAVERQKLVSNDEEDDQATITNLSSSGQAKSIQTPISPVLSNKIFSSGETSRSRNSTSYPASLGKPVQGDAPPSAKLNYVNERRSHDTKTKPKKVQRDLTPTSGGGSSGSSNLPASIRYYRQKASDSSLASSSHSNAATANSSSISLNKSYSFTSRPLKHHSFISEVPDVRHMERALLGLLEDFHSGKLKAFGSGCTMEQMTSIREQQESLAKLHFDLGNESSFGSKGGNEVQSQNNMKQLVAKLEQLSFSIEKLHSSNVEH
- the LOC129776887 gene encoding coiled-coil domain-containing protein 28A isoform X2, with translation MECDDAAVERQKLVSNDEEDDQATITNLSSSGQAKSIQTPISPVLSNKIFSSGETSRSRNSTSYPASLGKPVQGDAPPSAKLNYVNERRSHDTKTKPKKVQREVPDVRHMERALLGLLEDFHSGKLKAFGSGCTMEQMTSIREQQESLAKLHFDLGNESSFGSKGGNEVQSQNNMKQLVAKLEQLSFSIEKLHSSNVEH